The genomic window GTCTCCGGGGCGAAGCAGATCTCGTTCGCGAGCCCATTTGGTCACGCGCCTCAGCAGTTCGCCGCTGTCGTGGGCTTCCGGAAAGTGGAGTGGGGTCACGCCCCAGTACAGGCTCATGCGACGAACAGTGGCTCCGTGATGACTGATGCCCAGAACCGGGGTGCGGCTGCGTTGCTTCGACAGCAACAGGGCAGTGTTGCCGTCCCGGGTGGCCACGAGCACAAGCGTGGCCCGGATCTCCTCCGCAAGACGGCTCGCCGCCTCGACGATGCCGTCGATGATCGACGACGCAGCCAGGGGCGAGCGAACTCCTGGCTCTGGGCCGACCCATGGCTCGAGCAGCGGCTCCGTTTCGCGCGCGATGGACCCCATCATCGCCACGGCCTCTACCGGATAGTGGCCTATCGCGGTCTCAGCAGAGAGCATGAGGGCGTCGGAGCCGTCGAGGATCGCATTCGCCACATCGGTGGCCTCCGCACGAGTGGGCAACCGACTCGATCGCATGCTCTCGAGCATCTGTGTCGCAGTGATGACAGGGACTCGCGATTGCCGGCATCGCCGAATGATCTGCTTCTGCACTCCGGCGATCCGCGCGATGTCGATCTCAACACCGAGGTCTCCGCGCGCCACCATGATGGCGTCGGCCTCGTGGATGATCTCGTCCAGGGCCTCGATCGCCTCTGCCCTCTCGATCTTTGCCACGATCCGGGCGCCGGAGTCGAGGCGCCGGAGCTCGCCACGCAGCTCGCGCACGTCCTCCTGGCGGCGGACGAAGCTGAGCCCGAAGAAATCGACCGAATGCCCGGCCGCCCAACGTACGTCGCCATAGTCCTTCCCAGTGAGCGCTCCACCAGGCAACTGGACGCCCGGCACATTGATGCCGGCACCCGAGCGAATCTCACCGGGCTGGACGACACGGCAGACGACGGCACCTTCCTGCTTCTCTTCGACCCGCATCGAGACCATGCCGTCGACCAGCAACACCACGTCCCCGACCTCCAACTCTTGGACCAGTGCGCGGTGGCTCGACGTCAGATCATTTGGCCCGCGCGCCGCCGCTGGGTCGGCGACGAAGCGGAACCGGTGGCCGATCTCGCAATTCACGCTCCCGCCGGCGATCGGCCCCAGCCGAATTTTCGGCCCGCCCAGGTCAATCAGAATGGCCAGCGGGCGATCGAGATCCTCGCTGACCCGACGAATCCGTCCGAGGACGGCTTCATGCCAGTCACGC from Candidatus Methylomirabilis tolerans includes these protein-coding regions:
- the pyk gene encoding pyruvate kinase, with translation RDWHEAVLGRIRRVSEDLDRPLAILIDLGGPKIRLGPIAGGSVNCEIGHRFRFVADPAAARGPNDLTSSHRALVQELEVGDVVLLVDGMVSMRVEEKQEGAVVCRVVQPGEIRSGAGINVPGVQLPGGALTGKDYGDVRWAAGHSVDFFGLSFVRRQEDVRELRGELRRLDSGARIVAKIERAEAIEALDEIIHEADAIMVARGDLGVEIDIARIAGVQKQIIRRCRQSRVPVITATQMLESMRSSRLPTRAEATDVANAILDGSDALMLSAETAIGHYPVEAVAMMGSIARETEPLLEPWVGPEPGVRSPLAASSIIDGIVEAASRLAEEIRATLVLVATRDGNTALLLSKQRSRTPVLGISHHGATVRRMSLYWGVTPLHFPEAHDSGELLRRVTKWARERDLLRPGDRVVLIASTHWTATGHNMIVVDEVK